A single genomic interval of Blastocatellia bacterium harbors:
- a CDS encoding VIT domain-containing protein has translation MIINTTPMIEELRMGCMVVNNAPTASSLPLEHTDVVAHVSGPLASVSVAQRFGNSFSEPVELAYLFPLPHGAAIVDYELRIGQRVIRAEIKELEEARQTYSTARDQGQRAGLLEQRRPNLFSVDLANVQPGETILATVRYQERLRYDDGCYCFVFPMGITPKYHQDPAEAAKVDAPVAAAGETIGTVDIGITVDGGGPADDPQSPSHEVEITRMDERRFGVRLLGDVIPNKDFVLRYRVADTAVRASACTSISEGGSTVIITALPPRLTDEFEPIAREFIFVIDRSGSMSGEPLLQARNALRSCLRSMGPQDTFNIQAFDDRIEWFSQSANPVVQAAVEQADRWLQGISARGGTDILGAIDSALMFSSDPERQRYIVFLTDGAVSADDEALRRVQRQLGRARLFTFGVGPSVNRSLLMRMAELGRGTAEFLQLNEDIEEAIIRFQDRVAYPVLQDITLNWEGVTAWDIYPARLPDLYIGQPLELVARMRENGQGPGRLRISGRNGNLPITLDVELPPATTAEPVITRAWARARVDALLDGLRDEPGRIGALRAEIIGLSIAHRLLTPFTAFVAVDNEVAERLSDKPRRVSVAVPLPEGLRMEGFVGAPMVNAAPLSVPPMQARVVPGRPLARRAHSMMERAMPAADADQMMEISEQARVVASAPFSEIAAAQQQTTEEQLRWLARIQNVSGSWGTGEAEVEQTAAAMLAFVRAGQTHRAGHYRRQLARAAKWLVAATAQGFAQYARAQALTELAAATGDSAIARAAQLAQTGPPAKSIVLSEPLSTLDQLRAAALARQVKEVAPTLFSGAQADLARVWMAALVAGQ, from the coding sequence ATGATCATTAACACCACCCCAATGATAGAAGAGCTACGCATGGGCTGCATGGTTGTCAACAACGCCCCAACCGCATCCTCCCTGCCGCTTGAGCACACGGACGTGGTAGCGCACGTAAGCGGCCCGCTTGCCAGCGTGTCAGTGGCTCAACGCTTCGGCAATTCGTTCTCGGAGCCTGTTGAGCTAGCCTACCTCTTCCCTTTACCTCATGGGGCTGCGATTGTGGATTACGAGCTGCGCATTGGTCAGCGTGTGATTCGCGCCGAGATAAAAGAATTAGAGGAGGCGCGACAGACCTATTCAACGGCTCGCGATCAGGGTCAACGCGCCGGTTTACTTGAGCAGCGCCGGCCAAATCTCTTCTCAGTAGACCTGGCCAACGTACAGCCTGGCGAGACCATACTCGCCACGGTTCGCTACCAGGAGCGACTGCGCTACGACGATGGCTGCTATTGTTTTGTTTTCCCGATGGGGATCACACCTAAGTACCATCAAGACCCGGCTGAAGCGGCCAAGGTAGATGCACCTGTAGCGGCGGCGGGCGAAACTATCGGCACCGTTGACATTGGCATTACCGTAGATGGTGGCGGACCAGCGGATGACCCGCAGAGTCCCTCGCACGAAGTTGAGATCACACGGATGGATGAGCGCCGCTTCGGTGTACGTCTGCTCGGAGACGTAATTCCCAACAAGGATTTTGTGCTGCGCTACAGGGTTGCCGATACTGCCGTGCGTGCTTCTGCATGCACATCAATCAGTGAAGGCGGTTCGACTGTGATCATCACCGCGCTCCCGCCGCGGCTCACCGATGAATTTGAGCCGATAGCGCGTGAATTCATTTTCGTTATTGACCGGTCCGGCTCAATGTCGGGAGAGCCGCTGCTCCAGGCTCGAAATGCGCTTCGATCCTGTCTGCGGTCAATGGGTCCGCAAGACACGTTCAACATCCAGGCGTTCGATGATCGCATAGAATGGTTCAGCCAGTCAGCGAACCCTGTCGTGCAGGCTGCCGTTGAGCAGGCCGACAGGTGGCTTCAAGGCATAAGTGCGCGCGGCGGAACCGACATTCTCGGAGCGATTGATTCTGCTCTGATGTTCAGCTCCGATCCTGAGCGTCAGCGTTACATCGTCTTTCTAACGGATGGGGCGGTCTCGGCAGACGATGAGGCACTGCGTCGCGTTCAGCGGCAGCTTGGCCGCGCTCGTTTATTCACCTTTGGGGTCGGCCCGTCGGTTAACCGTTCTCTGCTGATGCGCATGGCCGAGCTAGGGCGCGGCACGGCTGAATTCCTGCAACTCAACGAGGACATAGAAGAAGCGATCATTCGCTTTCAGGACCGCGTGGCCTACCCGGTGTTGCAGGACATCACACTTAACTGGGAAGGTGTGACGGCATGGGATATATATCCGGCCCGCCTGCCCGATCTTTACATCGGGCAGCCGCTCGAGCTGGTCGCCCGAATGCGCGAGAACGGTCAGGGCCCCGGCCGGTTGAGGATCTCAGGACGAAATGGCAATCTACCGATCACACTCGATGTTGAGCTACCGCCCGCCACTACTGCTGAGCCCGTCATCACCCGCGCATGGGCGCGCGCCAGGGTGGACGCTCTGCTGGACGGTCTACGCGATGAGCCGGGTCGGATAGGCGCTTTACGCGCAGAGATTATTGGGCTCAGTATCGCACACAGACTGCTGACCCCGTTCACTGCTTTTGTAGCTGTCGACAACGAAGTAGCTGAACGGCTGTCGGACAAGCCAAGGCGTGTATCGGTCGCCGTGCCTTTGCCCGAGGGTCTAAGGATGGAAGGCTTTGTCGGCGCGCCAATGGTCAATGCAGCGCCGCTGTCTGTCCCGCCCATGCAGGCTCGCGTGGTGCCTGGTCGCCCTCTTGCTCGTCGGGCGCATTCTATGATGGAGCGCGCTATGCCCGCCGCGGACGCAGACCAAATGATGGAAATATCCGAGCAAGCCCGAGTTGTTGCAAGCGCCCCATTCTCTGAGATAGCAGCCGCCCAGCAGCAGACGACTGAAGAGCAATTGCGGTGGTTAGCGCGCATACAGAACGTATCCGGCTCGTGGGGGACTGGTGAGGCCGAAGTTGAGCAGACAGCAGCGGCTATGCTCGCATTCGTGCGCGCGGGTCAGACCCATCGCGCCGGTCACTACCGACGCCAGCTTGCCAGGGCGGCCAAATGGCTGGTTGCCGCGACTGCGCAAGGTTTCGCCCAATACGCGCGTGCTCAGGCGCTGACCGAACTCGCCGCTGCTACTGGCGATTCAGCAATTGCACGCGCAGCGCAATTAGCGCAGACCGGGCCGCCCGCAAAAAGCATTGTGCTCAGCGAGCCCTTGTCTACGCTCGATCAGTTGCGGGCAGCCGCACTCGCACGTCAAGTCAAAGAGGTTGCGCCAACATTGTTCAGCGGCGCCCAGGCTGATCTGGCGCGTGTATGGATGGCAGCGCTTGTAGCCGGTCAATAA
- a CDS encoding MerR family transcriptional regulator — translation MAEYTISELVSLSGVNRRNVHFYVQQGLLPPPHGAGLGARYGDEHLLCLRAIPVLRNRGLRLDEIRERLAGSDARSIEAFLAEAPRSAPLDREPRCGTMPNSANPKAQHLVRYTLAPGVELLVDTANSTASAQVADLIQSAQKIFQPNPQHNGGKS, via the coding sequence GTGGCTGAGTATACGATTAGCGAGCTTGTCAGTTTAAGTGGCGTTAACCGCCGAAACGTACACTTTTACGTTCAACAAGGGTTATTACCGCCGCCACATGGTGCGGGGCTTGGGGCGCGCTACGGCGACGAGCATCTGCTGTGCTTGCGTGCCATCCCGGTTCTGCGAAATCGTGGTTTGCGATTGGATGAAATCCGCGAGCGATTGGCAGGCTCCGACGCTCGCTCGATAGAAGCTTTCCTTGCCGAGGCACCGCGGTCAGCGCCGCTAGATCGTGAACCTCGTTGCGGAACGATGCCAAACTCGGCAAACCCGAAGGCGCAGCATCTTGTGCGGTATACACTTGCGCCCGGAGTTGAGCTACTTGTAGATACTGCTAACTCAACAGCCAGCGCACAGGTAGCAGATTTGATTCAGAGCGCGCAGAAAATCTTTCAACCGAATCCCCAACACAATGGAGGCAAATCATGA
- a CDS encoding cupin domain-containing protein, with product MNNGTKSDWKHHGVRVVHADELDTNTPQTEGMNRAAAITHARAGAAKLWAGTVVIHANAKTGAHHHGELESVIYVVRGRARMRWGEQLEFTAEAGPGDFIYVPPFVPHQEINASASDSLECVLVRSGQEPVVVNLDIAAVEAPEEVRWVDDIHPAT from the coding sequence ATGAACAATGGAACAAAATCTGATTGGAAGCATCACGGCGTGCGCGTCGTGCATGCCGATGAGCTGGACACCAACACGCCGCAGACCGAAGGGATGAATCGCGCCGCCGCCATCACTCATGCCCGCGCCGGCGCAGCCAAGCTCTGGGCCGGCACGGTCGTCATTCATGCGAACGCCAAGACCGGCGCGCATCACCACGGCGAGCTTGAAAGCGTCATCTACGTCGTGCGCGGGCGGGCGCGCATGCGCTGGGGCGAGCAACTGGAGTTTACCGCCGAAGCCGGGCCGGGCGATTTCATCTACGTGCCGCCGTTCGTGCCGCATCAAGAGATCAACGCCAGCGCCTCCGATAGCCTCGAATGCGTGCTGGTGCGCAGCGGCCAGGAGCCGGTCGTCGTCAACTTGGACATCGCCGCCGTCGAAGCGCCCGAAGAAGTCCGTTGGGTTGACGACATCCACCCCGCCACTTAA
- the argH gene encoding argininosuccinate lyase: MKLWGGRFTGEADAEFARFNASFRFDRRLLEADIEGSRAQAEALQAAGILSREEVERIAKGLDEILSRARADAAYLDSRDSEDVHSFVEAELVAIVGDAGYKLHTGRSRNDQVATDLRLFLRGGIDQTLAIVRDLKRALIDLAEANQDAVLPGYTHMQRAQPVLFAHYLLAYFEMFKRDAERLTDARRRVNRLPLGAGALAGTGFAIDRELMARRLGFDGLCDNSLDAVSDRDFVIEFVAAAAIAMMHLSRLAEDFIIYSTTEFGFIELSDAVSTGSSLMPQKKNPDSLELIRGKAGRVFGHHAALLATMKGLPLAYNKDMQEDKEALFDSLDTLHGALRVMTTVLRNTRLNDERTRQAVMHGFMNATDLADYLVRRGLEFRRAHEVVGRCVAYAIEQGKALEQLSLDELRQFSPLFEESLYEALKLESSLANKPALGGTSPERVGQALAKAKAELD, from the coding sequence ATGAAACTCTGGGGAGGAAGATTCACCGGCGAGGCCGATGCCGAGTTCGCGCGCTTCAACGCCTCGTTCCGCTTTGACCGCCGCCTGCTCGAAGCCGACATCGAAGGCAGCCGGGCGCAGGCCGAAGCCTTGCAGGCCGCCGGCATTCTCAGTCGCGAAGAGGTCGAGCGCATCGCTAAAGGACTCGATGAAATCTTAAGCCGTGCGCGCGCCGACGCCGCTTACCTGGACAGCCGAGACAGTGAAGACGTTCACAGTTTTGTCGAAGCCGAGCTGGTCGCAATCGTCGGCGACGCCGGCTACAAGCTGCACACGGGCCGCAGCCGCAACGATCAGGTCGCCACCGACCTGCGGCTTTTCCTGCGCGGCGGGATCGATCAAACGCTCGCCATCGTGCGCGACCTCAAGCGTGCTTTGATCGATCTGGCCGAAGCCAATCAGGATGCCGTGCTGCCCGGCTACACGCACATGCAGCGGGCGCAGCCGGTGCTGTTCGCGCATTACCTGCTCGCTTATTTCGAGATGTTCAAGCGCGACGCCGAGCGCTTGACGGATGCGCGCCGCCGCGTCAACCGCCTGCCGCTCGGCGCGGGGGCGCTTGCCGGCACTGGCTTTGCGATTGACCGCGAGCTGATGGCGCGGCGGCTAGGGTTCGATGGGCTCTGCGACAATAGCCTCGATGCCGTGAGCGACCGCGACTTCGTCATCGAGTTCGTCGCGGCGGCGGCCATTGCGATGATGCACCTGAGCCGGCTGGCCGAAGATTTCATCATCTACTCGACGACCGAGTTCGGCTTCATCGAATTGTCGGACGCCGTCTCGACCGGATCATCGTTGATGCCGCAGAAGAAGAACCCCGATTCGCTCGAATTAATTCGCGGCAAGGCGGGGCGTGTCTTTGGCCATCACGCCGCTTTGCTTGCGACAATGAAAGGCTTGCCGCTGGCTTATAACAAAGACATGCAGGAAGACAAAGAGGCGCTGTTTGATTCGCTGGATACGCTGCATGGCGCACTGCGGGTGATGACGACGGTGCTCCGCAACACGCGGCTCAACGACGAGCGCACGCGCCAGGCGGTGATGCATGGCTTCATGAACGCGACCGACCTGGCCGATTACCTGGTGCGGCGCGGTCTGGAGTTTCGCCGCGCTCACGAAGTCGTCGGTCGCTGTGTTGCGTACGCCATCGAGCAGGGCAAGGCGCTGGAGCAACTCTCGCTTGATGAGCTAAGGCAATTCTCGCCACTCTTTGAAGAGAGTCTTTATGAAGCTTTGAAGCTCGAATCATCATTAGCGAACAAGCCGGCGCTCGGCGGCACCTCGCCTGAGCGAGTCGGTCAGGCGTTGGCCAAAGCGAAAGCCGAGCTGGATTAA
- a CDS encoding sigma-70 family RNA polymerase sigma factor, with protein sequence MAVRTSNQVTHLLLEWSGGDQAALDRLMPVVYDELHRVAVSYLRREAAGHTLQPTALVHEAYLRLVDESRVDWHGRAHFFGAAARLMRQILVDHARRRHAAKRGGGGLKVTISEASASYAPPDIDLLALDHALNELSALDPQQSRVVEMRFFGGLSIEETAEVLAISPTTVKRDWTTAKAFLRRRLKTAAEALD encoded by the coding sequence ATGGCTGTACGAACATCTAACCAGGTGACCCATTTGCTACTTGAATGGAGTGGCGGCGATCAGGCGGCGCTCGACCGGTTGATGCCTGTCGTCTATGACGAGCTGCACCGCGTCGCGGTCTCTTACTTGCGACGCGAGGCGGCGGGCCACACTTTGCAGCCGACTGCCCTGGTTCATGAAGCTTACCTGCGGCTGGTTGATGAGAGCCGCGTTGATTGGCATGGGCGGGCGCATTTTTTCGGCGCGGCGGCGCGCTTGATGCGGCAGATACTGGTCGATCATGCGCGCCGCCGCCATGCCGCCAAGCGCGGTGGCGGGGGCTTGAAGGTGACGATCAGCGAGGCCAGCGCCAGCTATGCGCCGCCGGACATTGACCTGCTCGCGCTCGACCACGCGCTTAACGAGTTGAGCGCGCTCGACCCGCAGCAGAGCCGCGTCGTCGAAATGCGTTTCTTCGGCGGTCTATCGATTGAAGAGACCGCCGAGGTGTTGGCCATCTCGCCGACGACCGTGAAGCGCGACTGGACGACGGCCAAAGCCTTTCTACGGCGTCGGCTCAAGACCGCCGCCGAAGCCCTGGATTGA
- a CDS encoding type II toxin-antitoxin system VapC family toxin encodes MDELAAVVSDTHPLIFYAARQRSLSKLALAHFQACERQEKLIYIPAAVVWETCLLARRNRINLRRSAREFFSDLFSNPAFQPLELDNEQIYIASEIPPNDDPFDGLICAAALSLGLPLITRDSRIIDSGLVEVIW; translated from the coding sequence GTGGATGAATTAGCCGCCGTCGTTTCAGACACGCATCCGCTGATCTTTTATGCTGCGAGGCAAAGAAGTTTAAGCAAACTGGCGCTGGCCCACTTCCAAGCTTGTGAGCGACAAGAGAAGCTCATCTACATTCCGGCAGCCGTTGTATGGGAAACCTGCTTGCTTGCGCGCCGCAATCGCATTAACCTGCGCCGCTCGGCTCGAGAGTTTTTTAGCGATCTATTCAGCAATCCGGCATTTCAGCCGCTTGAGTTGGATAATGAGCAGATATATATTGCGAGCGAAATACCTCCAAACGATGATCCGTTTGATGGCTTGATCTGCGCAGCGGCTCTTAGTCTCGGCCTCCCACTCATCACGCGCGATAGCCGCATCATAGATTCTGGTTTAGTAGAGGTGATCTGGTAG
- a CDS encoding serine/threonine-protein kinase, with protein MTPERWRQAKALLEEALARDPAARAAWLTEVCKDDDSLRAEVESLIVSYEEDQNFMEMPAVAAAPSLAGSAPAPEGRMIGPYRLIREIGHGGMGTVFMAARADDQYRKRVAIKLVRRGMDSEQILARFRNERQILASLDHPNIARLLDGGTTDDGLPYFVMEYIEGQPIDRFCDEHKLTTAERLKLFRTACSAVHFAHQNLVVHRDLKPSNILVTPDGTPKLLDFGIAKLLKPELYAQTLAPTVTSLRPMTPDYASPEQVKGLPITTASDVYSLGVLLYELLSGHRPYQFKSYTPVEIEKVICGQVPDLPSDAATRGRNDTGTASKASSATAPSRPRGTASQLKGDLDNIILMALRKEPQRRYASVEQFAEDIRRHLEGLPVIARKDTFAYRAGKFVTRNKVAVSVALAFVLLLAVSLVVIVRQSVRAARERDKARQVAQFLAEIFKVSDPGESRGNSVTAREILDKGAERIDRELSGQPEVQATLMATIGQVYESLGLYDAAAPVLEKALNIRLALFGREHPEVAESMLSLAILNYDRSRYAEAEPLYRESLAIRRRLFGDENPATATSLNGLGTLLQATDRYEEAEAVWRQALAIRRKLYGAEHREVAESLDNLGWLLYNKGEYEEAERLFNEALATHRRLLGNDHPMVAADLNYLAFVAGTRGHSEQEQESLFREALEIRRKVYGNNHPQVAESLNNLAWMMNQRGKPDEAEALYRESLDIRRRALGNNSQEVAQGLNNLAKTLMQKNNYAEAEPLLRESLAIYVRLYGERAADTAVAMHNLAGLLYEKGDVANAEALFRQTLDIRKQKLPPGNAQITATMVGLGLVLSERGKAPEAEPLLREALENRRRDLAAGNWQIGDAASVLGGCLTALRRFDEAEPLLVEGYTTIKAKRGESDKQAARARARLLRLYSLWGKPDKAAAYRTTSTGK; from the coding sequence ATGACTCCTGAACGATGGCGACAAGCGAAAGCCCTGCTCGAAGAGGCACTGGCGCGTGACCCGGCGGCGCGTGCCGCATGGCTGACCGAAGTCTGCAAGGATGATGACTCGCTGCGCGCCGAAGTCGAATCGCTGATCGTTTCTTACGAAGAAGATCAAAACTTCATGGAGATGCCGGCGGTCGCCGCCGCACCCTCGCTTGCCGGCTCTGCGCCTGCGCCCGAAGGCCGCATGATCGGCCCTTACCGGCTGATCCGCGAAATCGGCCACGGCGGCATGGGCACGGTCTTTATGGCGGCGCGCGCCGACGATCAATACCGCAAGCGCGTCGCCATCAAGCTGGTGCGCCGCGGCATGGATAGCGAGCAGATTCTCGCGCGCTTCCGTAACGAGCGGCAGATACTGGCCTCGCTCGATCATCCGAACATTGCCCGGCTGCTGGACGGCGGCACGACCGACGATGGCTTGCCTTACTTCGTGATGGAGTATATCGAAGGCCAGCCGATTGACCGCTTCTGCGACGAGCACAAGCTGACGACCGCCGAGCGCCTCAAGCTGTTTCGCACCGCCTGTTCCGCGGTTCACTTCGCGCATCAGAATCTCGTCGTCCACCGCGACCTCAAGCCGTCGAACATTCTGGTGACGCCTGACGGCACGCCCAAGCTGCTCGATTTCGGCATCGCCAAACTGCTCAAGCCAGAGCTCTACGCTCAGACCCTGGCACCGACCGTGACCAGCCTGCGGCCGATGACGCCGGATTACGCCAGCCCGGAACAGGTGAAGGGGTTGCCGATCACCACCGCCAGCGATGTCTACTCGCTCGGCGTTTTGTTGTACGAGCTGCTTTCCGGTCACCGGCCTTATCAGTTCAAGAGCTACACGCCGGTCGAGATTGAAAAGGTGATTTGTGGGCAGGTGCCCGATCTGCCCAGTGATGCGGCGACGCGGGGACGCAACGACACGGGAACGGCATCGAAAGCGTCCTCGGCCACCGCGCCGTCACGTCCGCGCGGCACGGCGTCCCAGCTTAAAGGTGATCTCGATAACATTATCCTGATGGCGCTGCGCAAAGAGCCGCAGCGGCGTTACGCTTCGGTCGAGCAGTTTGCCGAAGACATTCGCCGTCACCTCGAAGGGTTGCCGGTCATCGCCCGTAAAGACACCTTCGCGTATCGCGCCGGCAAATTCGTCACCCGCAACAAGGTCGCGGTGAGCGTCGCCCTGGCCTTCGTGCTGCTGCTCGCCGTGTCGTTAGTCGTCATCGTCCGCCAGTCGGTGCGCGCCGCCCGCGAGCGCGACAAGGCCCGACAGGTGGCGCAGTTCCTGGCGGAAATCTTCAAGGTCTCTGACCCCGGCGAATCGCGCGGCAATAGCGTGACGGCGCGCGAGATTTTGGACAAAGGCGCCGAGCGCATTGACCGAGAGTTGAGCGGCCAGCCCGAAGTGCAGGCGACATTGATGGCGACCATCGGCCAGGTTTACGAGAGCCTCGGCCTTTACGATGCCGCCGCGCCGGTGCTGGAGAAGGCGCTCAACATCCGGCTTGCGCTTTTCGGGCGCGAGCATCCCGAAGTGGCCGAGAGCATGTTGAGCCTCGCCATCCTCAACTATGACCGCAGCCGCTACGCAGAGGCCGAGCCACTCTACCGCGAATCGCTGGCCATAAGACGGCGGCTGTTCGGTGACGAGAACCCGGCGACCGCCACCAGCTTGAACGGCCTGGGGACGCTGTTGCAGGCGACCGACCGTTACGAAGAGGCCGAAGCCGTCTGGCGTCAGGCGCTCGCCATTCGCCGCAAGCTCTACGGCGCGGAGCATCGCGAGGTCGCCGAGAGCCTCGATAATCTCGGCTGGCTGCTCTACAACAAGGGCGAGTATGAAGAGGCCGAGCGGCTTTTCAACGAAGCCCTGGCCACCCACCGCCGGCTGCTCGGCAACGATCATCCGATGGTCGCCGCTGACCTGAACTACCTGGCCTTTGTCGCCGGCACGCGCGGCCACTCTGAGCAGGAGCAGGAATCGCTCTTCCGCGAGGCGCTGGAGATTCGCCGCAAGGTCTATGGCAACAATCATCCGCAGGTCGCCGAAAGCTTGAACAACCTGGCGTGGATGATGAATCAACGGGGCAAGCCCGATGAGGCCGAAGCGCTGTACCGCGAATCGCTCGACATCCGCCGCCGCGCCCTCGGCAACAACAGCCAGGAGGTCGCGCAAGGGTTGAACAATCTGGCGAAGACGCTCATGCAAAAGAATAATTACGCCGAGGCCGAGCCGCTGTTGCGCGAATCGCTGGCCATCTATGTCAGGCTCTACGGCGAGCGCGCGGCAGACACCGCCGTCGCCATGCACAACCTCGCGGGGCTGCTCTACGAAAAGGGCGATGTGGCGAATGCCGAAGCGCTCTTTCGCCAGACGCTCGACATCCGCAAGCAGAAGCTGCCGCCGGGCAACGCGCAGATCACCGCAACGATGGTCGGGCTAGGGCTAGTCTTAAGCGAGCGCGGCAAAGCGCCGGAAGCCGAGCCGCTGCTCAGAGAGGCGCTCGAAAATCGCCGCCGCGATCTGGCGGCGGGCAACTGGCAGATCGGCGACGCGGCCAGTGTGCTGGGCGGCTGCCTGACGGCGCTGCGCCGGTTCGATGAAGCCGAGCCGCTGCTGGTTGAAGGCTACACGACGATAAAGGCTAAGCGCGGCGAGTCGGACAAACAGGCGGCGCGGGCGCGGGCGCGGCTGCTGCGCCTCTACAGCCTCTGGGGCAAGCCCGACAAAGCCGCCGCCTACCGCACCACTTCGACCGGCAAGTGA
- a CDS encoding SgcJ/EcaC family oxidoreductase — MTKRLLAATAMLMTLCSLGAAQNSQTRAKDEAAIRAIIAGLADAWTRGDSDAWGKAFTTDADFTVWNGTYVKGREAIARGHAQIFGTIYKDTRQRLTVRSIRFLRDDIAAVHVEGSVVKKDEEFPATPQVAPVFIMTKEKGEWLIAVFQNTKIQPPQNASH; from the coding sequence ATGACGAAACGATTACTTGCAGCAACCGCAATGTTGATGACCCTGTGCAGCCTGGGCGCGGCGCAAAACTCACAGACGCGCGCCAAAGACGAAGCGGCGATCCGCGCCATCATCGCCGGCCTGGCCGACGCCTGGACGCGCGGCGACAGCGATGCCTGGGGCAAGGCGTTTACTACGGACGCCGACTTCACGGTCTGGAATGGCACCTACGTCAAAGGCCGCGAAGCCATTGCCCGCGGGCACGCGCAAATCTTCGGCACGATCTACAAAGACACGCGGCAGCGCCTGACGGTGCGCAGCATCCGTTTTCTGCGTGACGACATCGCGGCGGTTCACGTCGAAGGCAGCGTTGTGAAGAAAGACGAAGAATTTCCCGCGACCCCGCAAGTCGCTCCGGTCTTCATCATGACGAAAGAGAAGGGCGAATGGCTGATCGCGGTCTTCCAAAACACCAAGATTCAACCGCCGCAAAACGCCAGCCATTAA